The Alnus glutinosa chromosome 8, dhAlnGlut1.1, whole genome shotgun sequence DNA segment GCGTCGAACACGTGGCCacctgttagccacgtgtacagtgtccgtacacgtgtCTAAATGAAAGTggcaaaatgctatttttttgtagtgacaagACAGCTCACGGTGGCTTGCTAAGGAAAGTTCTTGATTCTACAGAACTACTATTACTTTTTGAAAATATGTTATTGCTCTACATTACGAgattgagaaatgttatttagtagactgttttTTTCTATAGCTGAGATAActtgacagtaaaaatcaacaTTAACCGGTAGATCTACTCTGTATGGTATTGTTTGATATGATGGCATGAAAGATCCATATGGAAAGTATTTATTTCAGTTGTAAATATGCTGATCAGACAGTACAAAAGGAAGGCAATCAACTATTAAATTATTGCAAAACATACATGCAAGCAATAAAATCTGGGATTTTCCATGTTAATGCTTCATTAATTTCAGTGCTCTTGAAGTTTTAATATGCTCCGGGAAATCTCATACATTTTAAACACACTTTCACAATATTGAAAGAGAAATTTGGTCAGTCAGGAGATGCAAGTGGCCATGGGGACAGCATCTTCCACTTCTATCCATCAATCTAATTGTGTGGAAACTTCTAATTTGATTCAATGATTCTTAGACATGCTACCCTTTATTTTTTGAGTCCATAGTCGAGCTTGATTGTATATTTGGGCTATTTTTATGTAGTCTTTTGCAATTATTCTCATTATGTAATTATGATCCTTGACCGAATTGCATTGTAAGATAAGCGTGATACAGTTGCAGTTACAAAGATCCTATAGAGTTAACATAGTTTCCTTGGCACAAGTTGGATTGGTAGACCTTGAGTTGGTTCTGGCATGGGATCCCTGCTAAAAGAATTGTCTGCGCATAGCTTCCATGTGAACTTAGTTACCAAATAATGAATTGTGACAAGGGTTTCGATTCTTGCAAACTCATATCCCGGACATATTCGAGGACCTCCTCCAAATGCAACAAACGTGTAGGGTGGAATTGATGCTTGGTTCTCAAATCTGCTTGGATCAAACTTTGATGGTTCTGGGAATATGCTACTATCTGTATGGGTCATTGGTGTAGCCCAAAATATCTGAACGTCAAAATAGAGGGGTTTCAATTTTATAATTGTTTCAAAGAGTACTGAAATATAGTGGGATAACAAAGAGGAGACAAAGCTTTTACTTACTTGCCACCCTTTAGGAATTAGGTATCCTCCATATTCAATATCTTTGAGGGCTTTCCTGAAGCCACCAAAGACAGGAGGAACCATTCTCAGTGTTTCCATTGCTACTCTCCAGGTGTACTTCATTTTAGCTAGGTCTTCCCACGTTAAAAACTCTCCCGAGGGCTTGGTCTTTGCTATGTCTTCATGTTCTGTAAAATCATGAGCGTCCCACTCAACAATCTTATTTGAGCAAAGTTTAACAAAACTGAACCATTTTTGTGACTTCTCTCAATCCATTTTCTCTCATTTGCTTTGCCTAATTCTCTGTGCTCTCAAGACGGGATTTGGCTTTCCTCCAGTAATTTAGTCACTGAAGATTTCCTATTGGTCAAATAAACGGTGAAAATTGCAAGACGAATCTTAGCCTTTACCATTGCCTCTGAGTTTTTCCCTAATTTTGTAATCTTCACCGTTTATTTGAACAACATGAGATTTCCAGTGATTAAATAACTGGATACAAGCCAAATCCCTCCTTAGGTCGAGTTTACAATAGGGTTTAGAACAATGGTTTATTGTGTATTATTTTCTAGGTAACTTGATCTTAAGCTATATATGATCATtgcattgagagagagagggagagagagttttATGCATACCTTGAAGAACAGCTGCATACACAGTAGGTTCATTTGCTAGAAGCCTCATTATGAAAGTCATCAGAACAGATGAAGTATCGTGTCCTGCAACCATGACAAGCATGACATTGTGAACAATCTCATTCTCTGTTAGTACTTCTTTATTGTCCTCCTTGCGCATGCTAAGCAAACAAGTGATGAGGTCTTGGTGAGGACAAGCACCCTTCTGCTCCAGTTCCACTCTCTTCTCACGTATGAGGTCCTTAACCATGTTTTGAGCTGTTGCACTTGCTCTGAGGCCTCGGTTGTAGCGTGTGAAGGGCAAGTTAACTGGGACCGACCACATCCCTACCACCATCTCTTTGAAGCAAGCCACAAATTTATCTCTTCGAGCTCCTCGCTCAACCCCGAATAGAAGAGAGCAAATTATGTTGAAAGTGAGGGTCTTCATGAGGGGCAACACCTATCAGTCATAGAAAACATTTTGTGAACAAAATGTTGGCTTGCACATCCCAGCCAGAACTCGGCattttttggggggtttgtACAAATTTCACCCTTGTATCTTAATGTGGATGTAAATTTCATCCTTGAATTTTTAGTTTAAACAACTAAACCCAGAATGTAAGGTTTGTGAAAACTCAGCTTTTTaagttagaattttctattgAAGTCTAACAAATatagttttcattttatttagcGGTTTCAAAACGTGCATTTTTGCATGCATTATCCACATTTTATGTTAATTTACCAAGTTAGTACTTTTTTGTGTAACATTAACATACCTCAACCTGTTGCTTGCCTTGCCAATGCATCTCAAGGTGCTCCTTGACTTCTCCATCCATTTTTCCCACATATTGCTTTAATGATTCAGGCTTTAAGAATGATACAAGTGCACCTCTAACGCGCTTGTGATCTTCACCACTCAGCTCGAATATATTCCGATCACCCAAAATCATTCGAAGTGACTGATTTTGCTGGTAACCAATTGTGCTGCTATCACTGGTGAATACAAACTTGTTTGCAGCCTGTCCATAAACGAACACTGTTGGTTTACCAAAAAGGCTTAGCTTTGAAATTGGACCATACTTTCTGATTCTTTCTTCTAGCCATTTTTCTGCAGTGTTGGCACGCATGGCTCGAAGAAGGCCAAGGCTTTGGCCTAAAAGGGGTATTCCAAATGACCCTGGAGGCACCCTTTTTGATGATCTTCTTCCCCTTGCAAGGAGAAGGAAGATGGGTatgaggaagagaaagatagcCAGGaaaatattcattatttttgtgtgGCTTTGGTGTATTGAAGTGAAAGGGGGTGTGGGGGGGGTTTTATAGATTTgtttcacagagagagagacttggTGATGCAAGACTTGTGTTTGAGAGAGTGAAAGGCCTTTAAACTAAGTTCAGAGAAAGAACTGGATttctttgtgctttggtttctTGTTCTTTATGCCTGTCCTTTGGTTGTATCTTTGCCCTCCTAGGCCAAATGTTCCATTTCTCTGTCATGAAGAATTCTTTTAAAAACGACTAATTAACCTCTTCTGTGGAAAGACATGCAAACAGACAAGCATATTTTAGTGATCactcatttaataaatagaTTTAAGAAGTGTAATGGCTGAAATGTTCCACACTCTCTGTTTTGGGAacattgtttgtatttattatttataataatgCAGCGTCCTTGAATGATCAGATGAAAACCGTCTTCTTCATTGTAATGTCCAATACACTTGTCGTCGTCGGCTTGTTGGTCTGATGAATGCTAAATGCCAAAAGCATGAAGACCAGGGGGGAGATTGCCCCTTGGCcccttatcttttattttctcttcaaCTGGTTTTATCTCATTTGAACCAAtaattttattgtcaaaattttttctttaaatatttcgCTGGTAGCAATGGACATGTTTGAAAAGGGTAACAATGAAATGAACTTTACAAAATTACAGAggttttgttcaaagtaaatgaaatgaGTTTAGTAAAAAAttgcattggaagaagacaggTGTGGACTCGAGGAGTCACACGTTTGGCAAAGCTCAATTTCTTAAGAATGCGTGGCAAAGATAACGTAAAATGGGGATTCATTTCAATATAACTATAtggcattagaaaagtctagaagatacgcgttttatttgttttgtgttgcgtttagccaaatgtgttttgtgtataatatattgtgttttgtataacagttaATGGG contains these protein-coding regions:
- the LOC133876321 gene encoding cytochrome P450 716B1-like, which encodes MNIFLAIFLFLIPIFLLLARGRRSSKRVPPGSFGIPLLGQSLGLLRAMRANTAEKWLEERIRKYGPISKLSLFGKPTVFVYGQAANKFVFTSDSSTIGYQQNQSLRMILGDRNIFELSGEDHKRVRGALVSFLKPESLKQYVGKMDGEVKEHLEMHWQGKQQVEVLPLMKTLTFNIICSLLFGVERGARRDKFVACFKEMVVGMWSVPVNLPFTRYNRGLRASATAQNMVKDLIREKRVELEQKGACPHQDLITCLLSMRKEDNKEVLTENEIVHNVMLVMVAGHDTSSVLMTFIMRLLANEPTVYAAVLQEHEDIAKTKPSGEFLTWEDLAKMKYTWRVAMETLRMVPPVFGGFRKALKDIEYGGYLIPKGWQIFWATPMTHTDSSIFPEPSKFDPSRFENQASIPPYTFVAFGGGPRICPGYEFARIETLVTIHYLVTKFTWKLCADNSFSRDPMPEPTQGLPIQLVPRKLC